One genomic region from Phragmites australis chromosome 1, lpPhrAust1.1, whole genome shotgun sequence encodes:
- the LOC133916380 gene encoding glycerol-3-phosphate acyltransferase 1, giving the protein MVFPSILPKVAAQWLFTFYRAARKLRSHAFQLYYHNTTAKPSSVSQQSAAFSKSASIPDAADRTVVCDMHGALLRTTVLFPYFMLVACEGGSLLRALLLLCSFPLVWALGERGGAGVRVMAFVTFAGLRPRDMDLVARAVLPKHYMEALNAVVYDRLWLPARRKVVVTSAPLVMAEWFLKEYMAADVVVGCELQVVKVRRGRYFTGLLCGPAPGPELRQNALRKAFGAEGAIADVGVVRSSNPLDHLFVPYCKEVYVVRRESAKSASLPRDRYPKPLIFHDGRLAFLPTPAAMLAFFLFLPLGVILSVIRINIGIVLPYKINFLAGALFGIRFRTSGLRAPAGGKRRGVLYVCTHRTLVDPIMLTTALQKPVPTVTYSLSRLSEMIAPIKTVRLTRDRARDAETMSQLLEQGDLAVCPEGTTCREPYLLRFSPLFAELADDMEPVALDAQVTTLYGTTASGNKWLDPVAFFANPVPSYRVEFLGPVPREWTRAVGRAGAEVANWVQRRLGEALGFECTGLTRRDKYMILAGNDGVVTK; this is encoded by the exons ATGGTGTTCCCCTCCATCCTCCCCAAGGTGGCCGCCCAATGGCTCTTCACGTTCTACCGCGCCGCCAGGAAGCTCAGGAGCCACGCCTTCCAGCTGTACTACCACAACACCACCGCCAAGCCGTCCTCCGTCTCGCAGCAGTCCGCCGCCTTCTCCAAGAGCGCCTCCATCCCAGACGCCGCGGACCGGACCGTGGTGTGCGACATGCACGGCGCGCTGCTGCGGACCACCGTGCTCTTCCCCTACTTCATGCTCGTCGCCTGCGAGGGCGGCAGCCTACTCCGGGCCCTGCTGCTGCTCTGCTCCTTCCCGCTCGTCTGGGCCCTCGGGgagcgcggcggcgcgggggtCAGGGTGATGGCGTTCGTCACCTTCGCGGGGCTCAGGCCCAGGGACATGGACCTCGTGGCCCGCGCCGTCCTGCCCAAGCACTACATGGAGGCTCTCAACGCGGTGGTGTACGACCGACTGTGGCTgccggcgaggaggaaggtGGTGGTGACCAGCGCACCGCTGGTGATGGCGGAGTGGTTCCTGAAGGAGTACATGGCCGCCGACGTGGTGGTCGGCTGCGAGCTGCAGGTCGTTAAGGTCAGACGCGGCCGGTACTTCACGGGGCTGCTGTGTGGGCCCGCGCCAGGGCCGGAGCTGAGGCAGAATGCCCTGAGGAAGGCGTTCGGGGCGGAGGGCGCCATCGCCGACGTGGGCGTCGTCAGGAGCTCGAACCCGCTCGACCACCTCTTCGTCCCCTACTGCAAG GAAGTTTATGTCGTGAGAAGAGAGAGCGCAAAGAGCGCCAGTCTGCCGCGGGACAGGTACCCGAAACCTCTCATCTTCCACGACGGTCGCCTCGCGTTCCTCCCCACCCCCGCTGCCatgctcgccttcttcctcttcctgccgCTCGGTGTCATCCTCTCCGTTATCCGGATCAACATTGGCATCGTCCTCCCTTACAAGATCAATTTCCTAGCTGGCGCGCTCTTCGGGATCCGCTTCCGCACCTCCGGCCTCCGCGCTCCGGCTGGGGGCAAGCGCAGGGGCGTCCTGTACGTGTGCACGCACCGGACGCTGGTCGACCCCATCATGCTCACCACGGCGCTACAGAAGCCCGTGCCCACCGTGACGTACAGCCTCAGCCGGCTGTCCGAGATGATCGCGCCCATCAAGACAGTGCGGCTGACGCGCGACCGCGCGCGGGACGCCGAGACGATGTCTCAGCTGCTGGAGCAGGGCGACCTTGCGGTCTGCCCCGAGGGCACGACGTGCCGCGAGCCCTACCTGCTGAGGTTCAGCCCGCTGTTCGCGGAGCTGGCCGACGACATGGAGCCCGTGGCGCTGGACGCGCAGGTGACGACGCTCTACGGCACGACAGCGAGCGGGAACAAGTGGCTGGACCCCGTGGCGTTCTTCGCCAACCCGGTGCCCTCGTACCGGGTGGAGTTCCTTGGCCCCGTGCCGCGGGAGTGGACGCGCGCCGTGGGGAGGGCTGGCGCAGAGGTGGCGAACTGGGTGCAACGGCGGCTCGGCGAGGCACTCGGGTTCGAGTGCACGGGACTGACTCGCCGCGACAAGTACATGATCCTCGCCGGCAACGACGGCGTGGTCACCAAGTAG